In the genome of Bremerella sp. P1, the window ACCAAGGTTGTCGTCTGGCGACTTGATCGGTTGGGACGAACCGCCAAGGGCCTGCTTACTTTGCTTGATGAGTTCCAGCAATTGGGCATTGGCTTTGTATCCCTTCGAGAAGGATTCGACCTCGGCACGCCTGCCGGTCGGCTGATGGCGGGCGTGCTTGCCAGCGTGGCGGCCTACGAGACCGAGGTTCGCAAAGAGCGGCAACTGGCGGGAATTGCCCGTGCAAAGGAAGAGGGGAAGCAGTGGGGAGGTCGAAAGCCTGGCACTCGCATCCGCCTGACCAAAGAAAAGGAGAAGCTGATTCA includes:
- a CDS encoding recombinase family protein, with the translated sequence MTIGIYLRVSSTGQDTKSQEPDLRTWVKAQGCEVKWYRDKFTGTTMDRPGLEKLLADARQGKVTKVVVWRLDRLGRTAKGLLTLLDEFQQLGIGFVSLREGFDLGTPAGRLMAGVLASVAAYETEVRKERQLAGIARAKEEGKQWGGRKPGTRIRLTKEKEKLIQQLFGEGVSKSAIARMVGLSRKTVIRVLQTTPARD